The stretch of DNA TCGCAGTTATACGACTTTTTTACGCGATTCTGATCATTTGCGCTAAGCAAATAGATTTGGATTTTTTGCGTGATTTTTCTAAATTACGCAAActttttttgcgcggacgcatccatcgcATAAAAACAGAATTCAGTGTAATAATTATGTTTGAACATATTCCTCAGTAATTCGAAAACGCTGCCAACACCCACATATCTACAGAACTCACGACCTACGTTTCATGGACTCTTAACTTCGGCATCGAACAAAGTTATTTAATAGATCCGATAATTTGTTATAGATATTTCTTGTAAGAACATTTTGAATGTTTAGCATCGAAAGTAAAACTTCATTTGCTCAGCATGTTTAAAATTAATATATTCGATAAGTCTGAAGCTGTTTTGAAGAGTAACTAAATGAATGAAACTTATCATAACAATTGTGTATATATTTACAATGACTCACCCGTTCTcctttatttacaaaaaaaaacaatgatttcCACAGAAGGATGACTTtcacaaaaaatgtaaaaaaatgttagGACTTTGTTTTCACGCATTTCGCTAATGCTGCACCAACAAAATTAAAATACGACTACCCTCTTTTTGGACGATACTTAACGTTTAAAAAAGAACATAAAACACAAAGAGTTGCAtcaataaaatcacaattattaTCTAAAAAGTGACGGGCTCAGCCCAAGGTACCGCTTTAGGTGGAATTCTGCCGTTCTGGACAGCGGGTCTGCACGATTCGACCTTTCCGCGGGAAGCCATCGTCATCCTCTTCGAAGCTGCTTCCACCGGATGACCGGTTGTTTGGATCGTCGTCCGCGGCACCTCCATGAGCTGTGTGAAGTACTATACCGGGATGGCTTTCCGATTGGGCGTGAATTTCGTGAATCTCTCCCGGGGTCAAATTGGCCAGTGCTGCCAACAGATCGTGATTGACCAAGGGTTCATTTTCTTCGGCTGGTTCCCATCCAGCTGGGGGTGATGCTGGTGGGGATATAAGAAACTGCTTAACCGGTGCCGGTGGCTTGAGATTGGTGTTGGAAACCGGCGTCACCGGTTGGGCCAAGTAACAGGTAATGACGGACTTTCCAAAGGGATATTGATGTAGCTGGATGCGAGCATTGGCTGCAGCGATAGCGGTATCGTAGTTTACCCGTAGTCGTCGGAAGCTTTTCAACCACTGAAATGTGGTATTCTCTGAAAATGTCTTGAACAGCTCTTCCATACGAGCCTTCAGCTCATCACTGGCAAACACTTCGGAGTGGATGTTGGTAACGATAATTGACGTCGGCAAATCTTCCAGCAGATCATCGTCCACTGGATTAGATTCGTTGTCCGAGTCGTAGGCACTTGGCAAAGCCGGGTGCTCGTTTGGGAGGCCATCGGACGGGTTTATGAACAGATTTTCGTCTAAATCTCCACTATCACCCCCATTAGTAGCGTTGGGTTCAGCCATTCTTGAGAAGCTTAATACTGCACTCGTTTATCAGAGGGAGCTTTCTGgctatctttatttttttttaccgtgcatttgTTGGAGATTGTCAGCGAAataagagagagaaagagagaaaggAGCCTGTCAGATTTACAGCAAGTCACTTGCAGCACTTGGGTATCTGTTCACAAAAGTTTTGATTTGGAACAAATAGGGAATGAAGTTTGGTGTCCGTGTGatttattctcaatttagtttaaattcggagttttcgactagcgaagttggatttttctccaaatccgtgcatcggacctaacttcggaagtggtgcgctgtatagtaaacctgctctgctatacagcgcatcacttcagaagttaggtccgacgcacggatttgaagaaaaatccaacttcgctagtcgaaaattccgggtttcaactgcacggagaatatgTCTACTAAAGGTGATTTTACGCTACATGATTAGACTACAATGAAACCAAAGCTAAAACCATCAACCGTTACGATACTCTGAAACACTCCAAGTGCATCTAAGGTTACATTTCACCAGGGGCAGAGTAACATTCATCGACTGCCACATGGGACAGCCGATTAAAACTGCAAATGTGTGTTATGATTTCTCAATAAATGATAGGAAACAGTGCGAGGCGATGATGATTTTCTTCGATTTTCGATTCACACAGAAACTATTTTCGGGTTAACTAAAAATCTAACATCTATGCTATAGGACCAGAAAACAACACATCGAAATTACACCGGGAGCCGATGATACCGACGCGCGTTTTCCTCTTACCGTTTATGTTCAATCACCAAACAGCATGAATGAGCAACCTTTTCTTCATAGCGATTGGAATTTGAAACGACTACAAAACACACTCGTGAAcattattgccacttgtgttttaCTCTAGATTGTGCTCGAGAAGTTATTTATTGATTATAAGGCAAACCATTTTCGATATGGTTGTATCTGCTGGAGCTTTATCTTACTAGCATTTTCCAAGACTATCATCATCGCCAGCACTAATGCCCCTGACATATCAAATTCGAAACTATACAATAGATATTGCACAATTTTAGCCTTTTGAGTTATACGATACACAATTATTGGTTTTAGTAATGTTAAAAATACAATATTCAGTTCAAAACAACAATGAGAAGATAAAAGAAACATTAATTAGGGACCACCCATGGATTGCCGTAAGGGCTTATGAAGGGAAGACATGCGCGTAGCTACAGCGCATTTAGCCCCTCAGCACCATGTGCGCGCTTGTCAGGCATTATACTGCCCCCACTTGCataacccagcaaagatgggactgttatgcgagtgtgGGCAGTATTGGTAGCATGCACGAGCACGACTCTGGAGTTGTGGAGGCCAAatcgctgtagttacgcgcatgatgGAAGggaggtttgaaaaatcttacaggCCACGCCATGTGggcttttatagaaaaacttgtaTTAAAGGAGAGAGAATgtcgaaaaatcttgaaaaataccttacgtaataaatggttAGCCCCTTATGGAATAAAGTCTTACCCATATATAAAATTGTGATTACACAACGCTTGCGTTCAAGCTCTCTATCTAGCAAAATTTTGTGATTTATTGTCTGTCTAGTGCTTAGTATCGATATCTTATCAACTTTATCAACCCATTCATCGCACTGGAATGCAGCAAGAGAAAAAAATTCTGACTCGCCCATACTACCGAAAAGTAGGCTATATTACCTATATCAACTACAAAAATATGTTACGACGACCACATCCCGCTCTGGAAATGTAAATTGAATTGATTAACATTCGGCTGACGTCCACCCGTAGCATATATAAGCTGGTTTCGCTGTGTGGTTGTCGCCTATCATAAGCTCTCTTTCTCTATCGTACTAACTTCCAGCTACTAACACTACCGTTACCAGCAAGTATGCAGCAAACTGAATAGAAATTTTATTTCAGAGGAAGCACCACAAGCGATATTGTGAACAAAAAATCATGAGAGCTGATCCACGTTGATCTAACCAAAATGGGGTTATTAATTAATTACGTAAAGGGTTCATTGAGGAGGGAGGGTTTCCTTTTGTATTGTTCAGCAGTAGTAAATAGGTGTTCGAAAAATTGCGAAACTTGTTTTACGTAATCAAAGAACATTTCCTGAGCTTGAGCCCTACATTGACAGTAGGCAATTGCTGGTCAAgtactttaaccctaaaagggatacctgggctcCATtgaaccccaggcgcctttcacagctcgtctttgatggaacacacgcagcgaggtgacaaaactgaggccatgaaggtatcccttttagggttaaatccgCTACTCACTCTAGGAATCAATGAGATACCTGTTATCTGAAACTGTTTGGAATTAGgtttttgaagtttgaaaaaatattattatttctttagttTTATTGCTATGTGCAATCAAAattcaaatatcaaatgcgggagcaccaagaCATGCGGTAAGACATTAGTGGGTGAGACCAGCTACTGGTCAATGTAACGAAGTGAAGAAGCAATAGTTTACCCACGACATACACTGAAGTTATTTTTTACGGCGGTAATggcaccgcgtaaaaaaaccgcgttatttcgaaaaacgtcgtaaaaaaaaccgcattatttcaaaaaacgtcgtaaaaaaatttCACCTAGCCAGTCTACGAATTTAGACGCGTaggccgccgcgccgcgccgatgagaaatcagcgtgaatcggcgtgcggctccccaagttatcaagaataaaaaatacaatattttttgaaCGGGGATTGGCAAAGGAGTGTTATACCCATgaactggtggaaaaagtttatcgTTATGTTGATTGAAGCCGAACCAGGAAGCATCGGTCAATCAGgacaatcggcggcggcggcgtaaaaccgcacgccgatcggcgtatcccttctcagaaaggctacAATAATCAAAACCAGGAAATTTCCGCAGtagcacatagctagatgtccacTTATTGTAATCCATTCATTAGAAAGAAACTTTGTCCAAAATTGTTTAAGAAGGCCCACGCCGAGTTCACGCCGAATGTTCGGCGCACAGGTTTATACGAAGTAACACAATGTATCTTGTTCCTCAGATAAAAAACGGCTTTGAAAAGGTTTTCGTCCGATCCTTGCTTCAGGTTGCGAAAGATGCTTCTTTTTGCGGTATGCGTTTCATCGGCATGATTATGCAATACAGGAAGAGCCTGTTCGTACACAGATCCAGCTTATACCACCGGCTCAGGATATCATAAGTCAAAAAATTCCTTTTGAACTGCAAACAACCCTATAAATTGATAAAGTGTGTCTAACTATGTAACCGATGGTATAACAGTATAACCTAGGATGtcaaaaaaaactttgtcaaaaactgcaaagcgatccgatgtttCTGAAAATAAATTAT from Aedes albopictus strain Foshan unplaced genomic scaffold, AalbF5 HiC_scaffold_167, whole genome shotgun sequence encodes:
- the LOC115253425 gene encoding protein sarah, with the protein product MAEPNATNGGDSGDLDENLFINPSDGLPNEHPALPSAYDSDNESNPVDDDLLEDLPTSIIVTNIHSEVFASDELKARMEELFKTFSENTTFQWLKSFRRLRVNYDTAIAAANARIQLHQYPFGKSVITCYLAQPVTPVSNTNLKPPAPVKQFLISPPASPPAGWEPAEENEPLVNHDLLAALANLTPGEIHEIHAQSESHPGIVLHTAHGGAADDDPNNRSSGGSSFEEDDDGFPRKGRIVQTRCPERQNST